A stretch of Acipenser ruthenus chromosome 1, fAciRut3.2 maternal haplotype, whole genome shotgun sequence DNA encodes these proteins:
- the LOC117420718 gene encoding annexin A1 isoform X1, producing the protein MQDVSQYRGCTLPLGFETSLKMSFVSEFLQQAMYMGLDDYPPSYKGPTVTPCPNFNVSADVAVLDKAIKVKGVDEKTIIEVLVKRSNAQRQQIKEAYQKASGKALDAALKSALSGQLEDVVLALLKTPAQYDAYLLNTAMKGLGTDEDCLIEVLASRTNKEIKEILKVYNDGKNNLEKDISSETSGDFRKALLSLCKGDRKEDNVVNEDLADSDARALYEAGEKRKGTDCLTFINILTTRSAPQLRKTFERYSKYSKHDVSQALDLELKGDIESCLTAVVKCAGNKPAFFAEKLYLSMKGSGTREKMLNRILVSRSEIDLLDIKAEYQKKYGKTLYQAILDETKGDYEQILLALCGSNN; encoded by the exons ATGCAGGATGTTTCACAATACCGAGGCTGCACTCTGCCTTTGGGCTTTG aaactTCACTGAAAATGTCCTTCGTTAGCGAATTTTTGCAACAGGCCATGTATATGGGCCTGGACGATTATCCA CCATCATATAAAGGACCAACAGTGACTCCATGCCCTAACTTTAATGTGAGTGCTGATGTCGCAGTATTGGACAAAGCAATCAAAGTAAAAG GCGTGGATGAGAAAACCATTATTGAAGTACTGGTGAAGAGGAGCAATGCCCAGCGTCAGCAAATCAAAGAGGCTTACCAGAAGGCTTCCGGAAAG GCTCTAGATGCTGCTCTGAAAAGTGCCCTCTCTGGCCAACTTGAAGATGTGGTCCTGGCCCTGTTAAAAACACCAGCCCAGTATGATGCTTACCTGTTGAACACTGCCATGAAG GGTCTTGGAACCGATGAAGACTGTCTTATTGAGGTGCTGGCATCCAGGACTAACAAAGAGataaaagagattttaaaagtCTACAATGATG GAAAAAACAATCTTGAAAAAGACATTAGCTCGGAGACATCTGGAGACTTCAGAAAGGCACTCCTTTCCCTTTGTAAG GGAGACAGAAAAGAAGACAACGTTGTGAATGAAGATCTCGCTGACAGTGATGCCAGA GCTCTGTATGAAGCTGGAGAGAAGAGAAAGGGGACCGATTGCTTGACTTTCATCAACATACTCACCACCAGGAGTGCTCCACAGCTTCGCAAAA CATTTGAGAGATACAGCAAATACAGCAAACATGATGTGTCACAGGCTCTTGATCTGGAGCTGAAGGGTGATATTGAAAGCTGCCTGACTGCTGTTG tcaaaTGTGCTGGAAACAAACCAGCTTTCTTTGCGGAAAAGCTGTACTTGTCAATGAAG GGATCTGGAACCAGAGAAAAGATGTTGAACAGGATTTTGGTTAGCAGGTCTGAAATTGACTTGCTGGACATCAAAGCTGAATATCAGAAAAAATATGGCAAGACTCTTTACCAGGCCATTCTG gATGAAACCAAGGGAGATTATGAGCAGATCCTGCTGGCTCTCTGTGGAAGCAATAACTAA
- the LOC117420718 gene encoding annexin A1 isoform X2 — translation MSFVSEFLQQAMYMGLDDYPPSYKGPTVTPCPNFNVSADVAVLDKAIKVKGVDEKTIIEVLVKRSNAQRQQIKEAYQKASGKALDAALKSALSGQLEDVVLALLKTPAQYDAYLLNTAMKGLGTDEDCLIEVLASRTNKEIKEILKVYNDGKNNLEKDISSETSGDFRKALLSLCKGDRKEDNVVNEDLADSDARALYEAGEKRKGTDCLTFINILTTRSAPQLRKTFERYSKYSKHDVSQALDLELKGDIESCLTAVVKCAGNKPAFFAEKLYLSMKGSGTREKMLNRILVSRSEIDLLDIKAEYQKKYGKTLYQAILDETKGDYEQILLALCGSNN, via the exons ATGTCCTTCGTTAGCGAATTTTTGCAACAGGCCATGTATATGGGCCTGGACGATTATCCA CCATCATATAAAGGACCAACAGTGACTCCATGCCCTAACTTTAATGTGAGTGCTGATGTCGCAGTATTGGACAAAGCAATCAAAGTAAAAG GCGTGGATGAGAAAACCATTATTGAAGTACTGGTGAAGAGGAGCAATGCCCAGCGTCAGCAAATCAAAGAGGCTTACCAGAAGGCTTCCGGAAAG GCTCTAGATGCTGCTCTGAAAAGTGCCCTCTCTGGCCAACTTGAAGATGTGGTCCTGGCCCTGTTAAAAACACCAGCCCAGTATGATGCTTACCTGTTGAACACTGCCATGAAG GGTCTTGGAACCGATGAAGACTGTCTTATTGAGGTGCTGGCATCCAGGACTAACAAAGAGataaaagagattttaaaagtCTACAATGATG GAAAAAACAATCTTGAAAAAGACATTAGCTCGGAGACATCTGGAGACTTCAGAAAGGCACTCCTTTCCCTTTGTAAG GGAGACAGAAAAGAAGACAACGTTGTGAATGAAGATCTCGCTGACAGTGATGCCAGA GCTCTGTATGAAGCTGGAGAGAAGAGAAAGGGGACCGATTGCTTGACTTTCATCAACATACTCACCACCAGGAGTGCTCCACAGCTTCGCAAAA CATTTGAGAGATACAGCAAATACAGCAAACATGATGTGTCACAGGCTCTTGATCTGGAGCTGAAGGGTGATATTGAAAGCTGCCTGACTGCTGTTG tcaaaTGTGCTGGAAACAAACCAGCTTTCTTTGCGGAAAAGCTGTACTTGTCAATGAAG GGATCTGGAACCAGAGAAAAGATGTTGAACAGGATTTTGGTTAGCAGGTCTGAAATTGACTTGCTGGACATCAAAGCTGAATATCAGAAAAAATATGGCAAGACTCTTTACCAGGCCATTCTG gATGAAACCAAGGGAGATTATGAGCAGATCCTGCTGGCTCTCTGTGGAAGCAATAACTAA